GAACTAAAACCTATAAAAAACCTCTCCCTTGTCGGCGGAGCCAGTTATGATTGGTTTAATGTCTCAAAATCCACCCAGAATGTGACAAGCACAGTGGCGGCAACACAAGGAGTCCTAACAAGCGTTAAGAGCCTTAAAAGACCTGATGACGACATGCTCAATCCTATGCTCGGGGCTACCTACACCTTCGATGAAGGCACCAAGATCTTTGCCTCCTGGGCCCGAAAGGTTCGTTTCCCCACCCTGTCTACCCTATATTCTTCAACCGCAGGCAACCCTGATCTGAGGCCGGAAAAAAGTATGAACTATGTTGTCGGAGCCTCGCGAGGTATTACCAAATATGCCCGTGGAGAAGCTTCCTTCTTTGTGCACGACATCGAAGACTACATATCCCGTGATGGCCCAAGCACAATCGCGATATATCGGAACTATGGAAAAATATTCATGTATGGTGCAGAACTCTCTGCCGAGGTATTCCCAGTTAAAGACCTCACCATTAAGGCATCCTATACTTACAATAACGCAACAGACAAAAGTACGGGAACTGTAACCGACAGGGTAACATACGTCCCGACACACAAAGCTGATTTGTCAGTTAAATACCTCATTCCCGTCATAGCAACCAATATAGATTTAACAGGCACATATGTGGGCTATATGTGGGGGCAGTTACCGACAGCCTCCAGTCCGTTGACATCAGCAGATGGAACAGGTGACTACTTTATCGCAGACATCCGGCTTTCCAGAAATATCTATAAAAATCTTGAAGCCTATTTTGTAGCAAAAAACATATTCGACAGGAACTACGACCAGCAGATAGGTTTTCCGGCCCCCGGAAGGAACCTCTTCATTGGTTTAAAGGCAAGCTACTAAGTAAAAGACTACAAGGAAGAACAGATGGGTGGGTACGTCTGACCCTGACAAAAGAAGAGGCTGCCATTCGGCAGCCTCTTCTTTTCTTTCTATAACCTTGACCGGCTCTATATGTATGCGGGCAGTTAACCTTGAACAGGGAAAAGTCTGGTTCACGAATGTGACATGCAAATTTTAAAAGGCACAATATGATAATAACGGAAACGATAAGCATTATTGAAGGACTATACGGAGAGAGCTTAAAACGTATAACTATTGAGAGAATCGTAATGGGGATATTTTTTTCCGGCGTTAAACTGTCCAATGGATGCGGAGGGGTTTCTTATACGCCCGTCTCCGAGATTCATGATGATCTATGCCATGCAAGCCCGATATTCACGAAAGACAGACCTGTTATGCTTAAGGGCATGTCTGCTTACGAAGTCCTGAATAATTTGAGTGATACCCCGATGCACAAAACAATAAAAATTGTTGTATTGAACGCACTATCCAGCTTTTTCCTTACCAGTGAAAGATATTTTATCATCGAAGACAGCGATGTTATGGACAGCATAAATCTGGACGTTACAAAAAGGATCGGTATGGTAGGGGCATTCCCCCCTTTTCTCGAGCGC
Above is a window of Pseudomonadota bacterium DNA encoding:
- a CDS encoding DUF364 domain-containing protein — encoded protein: MIITETISIIEGLYGESLKRITIERIVMGIFFSGVKLSNGCGGVSYTPVSEIHDDLCHASPIFTKDRPVMLKGMSAYEVLNNLSDTPMHKTIKIVVLNALSSFFLTSERYFIIEDSDVMDSINLDVTKRIGMVGAFPPFLERLKKVGNIQLNVIERRRESLIGDNAKYFIPAEDTQSVIPLCDTVIITGASIANGTIDELLSYVRSDAQVIVTGPTASFLPDAFFKRNVNVVSGVLVTRPEEALDMLSEGVGAYHLFKKCVKKINIFDRV